A region of the Muricauda sp. MAR_2010_75 genome:
CCATGTTCTTTCTCATAAAATGGTTCCATAATTCAGCATACATTTGTTAAAAATAAGTACTAATACGTAGAAAACTTACTATTATGAAAAACATCACTTTAAAATCAATCGCATGTTTACTCTCTGCATTTCTTATGGCATGTGGAGGAAAAACCGAGAAGAAAGCATCAGAAACCGCTCAGGCCAGCATACCTGAAACTACCCTGGAAATCGAGAAGCCCCAGTTGACTTTCGGCTTTATCAAACTTACCGATATGGCCCCTCTGGCCATTGCTAAGGAAAAAGGCTTTTTTGAAGACGAAGGACTTTTTGTGTCAGTTGAAGCACAATCCAATTGGAAAAATGTATTGGACCGTGTCATAGATGGACAATTGGACGGTTCACACATGCTGGCTGGGCAACCTATTGCTGCCGGAGCTGGATTTGGCCGACAGGCACAATTGGTCACCCCATTCTCAATGGATTTAAATGGGAATGGAATCACCGTGTCTAATGATGTATGGTCCAAAATGAAACCAAATGTTCCGAAAGATGAGGAAGGCAAACCTGTTCATCCGATAAAAGCAGATGCCCTAAAACCTGTCATCTCTTCCTATAAAAATAGCGGAAAACCTTTTAAAATGGGGATGGTGTTCCCAGTGTCCACCCACAACTACGAAATTAGATACTGGTTGGCCGCAGCCGGAATCCATCCAGGGATGTACACAGCCGATAATGTTCAGGGACAAATTGATGCCGAAGTTTTGCTATCGGTCACACCTCCGCCACAAATGCCAGCCACTTTGGAGGCCGGGACCATTTATGGCTATTGTGTTGGAGAACCTTGGAACCAACAGGCTGTATTCAAAGGAATAGGAGTTCCCGTAACCACCAATTACGACATCTGGAAAAACAATCCTGAAAAGGTCTTTGTGATGACCAAAAAGTTTGTTGAGGAAAACCCCAACACAGCCGTTGCTGTGACCAAGGCACTAATTCGTGCTGGAAAATGGTTGGATGAGCCAGGCAATAGGGCAGAGGCCGTTAAAATTTTGTCCATGCCCCAATATGTGGGTGCAGACGAGGTTGTTTTGGCCAACTCCATGACCGGAACCTTTGAATTTGAAAAAGGTGACAAACGGTCTATGCCCGACTTTAATGTGTTCTATAAGTACAATGCCACCTATCCTTTTTATTCTGATGGTATTTGGTTCTTGACCCAAATGAGAAGATGGGGACAAATTCCCGAACCAAAACCGGCAACGTGGTATGAAGAAACCATTAAGGACATCTACCGCCCTGATATCTGGAAAAAAGCGGCCAAGCTTTTGGTAGCTGAAGGACATATTCCCGCTGCGGATATTCCTGAAACTGATGGTTATAAACCAACTACCACAGATTTTATCGATGGAAACGCATACGACGCCAAAGATCCCATCGGCTATATCAACAGCTTTGAAATTGGGAACAAAGACAATTCTGCACTTTAAAAAACAGTAAAAATCATGAAGCAAAGCATAACTGCAACTAAAGTGAATGACATCAAATGGATGGGAGTGGCAAAATCACTCCTGTCCAAAGTAAAGGTCAAGACCCCAAAACTGGAATTCAAGACAGTATTTAAAAAGTTCATTATCCCTATAATTTCCATTCTACTTTTTATTGGATTATGGCACATGGGCGCCAAGGCACTGTATAACATTGAGGCGGATTATAAAATCCAGAAAGCCTTGACTGATCAAGGTCAGGCCGCAGCCGATCAAATGGAGGCTTGCATTCTGTCTGGCGATATTAGTTGCCAGCCCAATACGCTGCCATCTCCCGGTCAAGTGTGGGATTCTTTCAATACGTTGATTGCGGACCATAAGAAAATCAGCGCCGATAAGTTGGCGTTCAAGGCAAAAACGGCGACCATTAACAAAAAGCGTGAGGCTGAAGGCAAAGACCCGATTACCTATACTGGAAGACCTTCCTTTGTGGACCAAATTTTCACCAGTTTGGAGACGGTATTTGCCGGGTTTCTGTTGGCCTTGGTCATTGCGGTTCCCATTGGTATCATCATTGGTCTGAGTGAAACATTACGGAATTCATTCAATTGGTTGATTCAGGTCTTTAAGCCGGTGTCTCCGGTGGTTTGGTTGTTGTTGGTCTTTATGATCGTAAAGACCATGACCAAGGATTCCAACCAAGACAGTGCCTTTATCATTTCGTTCATCAGTGTAGGGCTTTGCTCCATGTGGGCAACCTTGGTAAATACGGCCATGGGGGTTTCTTCCGTGGACAAGGACTATCTCAATGTTGCCAAGGTGTTAAAGCTTGGACCATTTCAAAAGGTCTTTAAAGTGATTTTGCCATCATCCCTCCCCCTGATTTTTACGGGACTTCGGATTACACTTTCCGTGGCATGGATGGTATTAATCGCCATTGAACTCTTGGCACAAAGTCCTGGTTTGGGCTCCTTTGTATGGGAAGAATTTCAAAACGGGGCCAATGATTCAAACTCAAAGATTATCGTGGCCATGTTCATTATAGGAATCATAGGATTCTTATTGGATAGAATCATGTTGGTGATTCAGAACATGGTATCATTCAATAAAAATGCAACCGCTTAACATAGACATCATGGCATATTTAGAATTGAACAACGTTTGTAAGACCTATGGCGAAGGCAGCAACAGTACCGAGGTGTTGAGCAATATCAACCTTAAAATTGAAGAAGGTGAGTTTGTAGCCATTGTCGGTTTCACCGGAAGCGGAAAAACAACCTTGGTGAACCTCATAAATGGACTGTTGCAACCCACCAGTGGCGAAGTACTTTTTAAAGGAAACCCCGTTGTGGATACCAGCCATGAGAGAGGAGTCATCTTTCAGAATTACTCCCTGCTCCCTTGGTTGAGCGTATGGCAAAATGTGGCCATGGCGGTAAAGGAAGCCTTTCCAAAAAAGAATAAAAAAGCCATAAAAAAGCGTGTGGCGGAATATATAGAAATGGTCAACCTTACACCCGCCAGTAACAAAAGGCCGAAGGAACTGTCAGGTGGAATGCGACAGCGTGTTGCCGTGGCAAGAGCTCTGGCCATGAATCCGGAAATGATCATTATGGACGAACCTTTGGGAGCTCTTGATGCCCTCACGCGGGGAAACCTTCAAGACGAAATACTAAACATTTGGAGTAAAGATAAACGTACGGCATTGCTTATCACCAACGATGTGGATGAGGGTATCTATATGGCGGACAGAATCATACCGTTACGACCAGGCCCCAAGGCCACTTTAGGGCCTGAGTTCAAAATAGATATTGAACGCCCAAGGGACAAAACAGCATTGAACGATGACCCGGAGTACAAAAAGACCAGAAATGCCATCATTGAGTACCTGATGGGTATTGGTGAAGAGCGCAGGGCGGTATCGCAAAAAACGTACGAGCTGCCCGATTTGAGCCCCAAAAGCTTTGTGGCATAGTATAATTTAAAAGAATAGCCATTATGGAAATACAACTAGAAAACAAGACCGGTGCTATATCCCATGAGAATGGAATCATTTATCCATCGGACAGGATTATGTTGGATTTGAGAGACCTTAAAAAGGTCTATCCCACTCCAAAGGGCGATTATGTGGTCCTTGAACATTTGAACCTACAGATTCTAAAGGAAGAATTTGTCACCATCATCGGACATTCAGGCTGTGGCAAGACCACAATGCTCTCCATGATCGCGGGTCTCAACTCCATCTCAGGAGGGAACATTGCAATATTGGGCAACGCCATAAAAGGACCAGGACCCGATCGCGGGGTCATATTTCAATCTCCAAGTTTAATGCCTTGGATGACGGCCTTGCAAAATGTGTTGTTGGGGGTGAACCGTGTGTTTCCACATGCCAGTAAATCCCAACAAAAGGACATCGCCAAATATTACCTGCATAAAGTGGGCCTTGACGGGGCATTCAACAAAAAAGCCAACGAGCTGTCCCAAGGCATGCAACAACGCGTGGGTATAGCAAGGGCCTTTGCCATCAAGCCCAAGGTCTTGCTCTTGGATGAACCCTTTGGGATGTTGGATTCCCTAACACGGGGTGAATTACAGGACATTCTAATAGAAATCTGGAACAAAGAAAAAATCACAGCGGTTATGATCACGCACGATGTGGATGAGGCCATTTTCTTGGCAGATCGTGTAGTGATGATGACCAGTGGTCCCCGTGCCAAAATTGGTGATGTTCTAGATATAGATTTTGAACGTCCCAGAACAAGAAAGGCAGTGTTGGAGCACAGCCATTACTACAAGTATCGCAAACACCTTATCGACTTTTTGGAACATTGACGAACAACTAATAAGAATTTAAACCAATAAACTCAAAACAATCATGAAAAAACAATATGTATTACTCACCTTGGCTATCTTGATGGCCCAATTCACTTTTTCCCAATTTACGTTGGATGGGGAGTTTAGGCCAAGAACCGAATACAGAAACGGATTCGGCAGCTTAATCCCAGAGGACGACGATCCAGGTTTGGCTACCTCCACCAGGGCACGATTAAATGCCGCATACCAAACAGAAAAATACAAATTTTACCTTAGCCTTCAGGATGTAATGGTCTGGGGCGAAAATCGACAGTTACGACCTGATGACGAGAACGACACCTTTGCCGTGTTTGAAGCATGGGCCCAACTCGATCTAGGCTCTGGCTGGTCCACAAAACTGGGAAGACAAGTACTTTCTTATGACGACCAGAGAATCTTGGGCGGAGTGGACTGGACGCAGCAAGCCCGTAACCATGATGCTGCCATGATCAAATATTCCAAAGGTAATTTTTTGCTCGATTTTGCCTTTGCCTTTAATCAGGATTTTGATAATCCAAGTGGTTTTCAATCCGTTGGCAATGCATATAATACCACTGGTTTTTTCAGCTACAAGACCATGCAAATGCTTTATCTAAAACAAAAATGGGAAAGTTTTGCGGCCAGCTTGGTATTGCTCAACAATGGCTTTCAAAACTTTGATGACAATGACAATGCCGATGGGTTGAGTAGCTTACAGACCTTGGGCACACATCTAACCTTTAAAAAAGGAAGTTTTGGACTTGCGGCCAATGCATTTCTTCAGACTGGGGAACGGCAAGGCGAACTGGACGTAAAGGGAGCTTATTTGTTGAGTCTCGATCTAAGCTATAAGGCATCCAGTACAGTAGGTCTTGGTGCTGGAATTGAAATTATAAGTGGAAATGATGGACAAACTGCTGGGGAGACCGGTGCCTTCTTCCCACTATACGGTACCAATCACAAGTTCAACGGCCTTATGGATTATTTCTATGTTGGCAATCATGCCAACTCTGTTGGGATATTTGATATTCATGCCAGTGCCAATTTCAAATTGGGCGAAAACTCAGATTTATTGGCGAAGGTCTGGAACTTTAAGGGCGAGGAAGACCTGCCCAGCGGAGAAAATGCTTTAGGTACCGAGGTTGATTTGGTATTCACCCAAAAGTTCAAAGGCTACGCCTTAAAGGTGGGTTACTCGCACCTATTCCCCGCAGATGGTATGTATGAGCTTAAGGGTGTAGCCGAGGCAGATGCCGCCAGCTCTCAAAACTGGGCATGGGCCATGTTGATCATTAAACCCAAACTTTTTACCACGGCCAAGGCGGAATAGTTTAAGTGATTAGCTTTGCTTTGATGGGGCTGTTCCTTTTTATATTGGAGCGGCCCTTCATTTGTTCTTAGGGTATTTCAATAATTCGATTATTTTTGTGTAATGCAAGATTCGGTACTTCAACAGATCATTACCATTGTGTTGGCCGATGACCATTCGCTTGTAAGGGATGGCATTGGTGCCCTGTTAGAGGAAGAGCCAGATTTGGATGTTATTGGCGAAGTTTCCAACGGATTGGAAGCCATTCAAATGGTTGAAGACTTGGCACCTGATATTTTGATCATCGATATCAGAATGCCTGAATTGGGAGGTATTGAAACCGTGGAACGGTTGAATGAGAATCCCAATTTAAAGACCAAGTGCATCATACTTTCCATGCATGATTCAGAGGAATACATCCTAAAATCCGTGCAGGCCGGGGCCAGTGGGTATCTTCTAAAGGATACGGGCAAAACTGAATTTGTAAAGGCCATACACATGGTGCAGGAAGGCGGAAAATATTTCAGTGGGGATATATCCAATGTTTTGGTGAACAATCTGTTCAGCTCGGGAAAGAATATCAATGACAAATCTACTTCAAAAGAGCGTAAAAGCAATCCTTTTGACCTCACCAATAAGGAACTGAAGGTATTGGAGCTTGTTCTGGCCGGGTACACCAACAAAGAAATTTCCGAGAAATTAAAGAACAGTAAGCGCACCATTGAGACGCATCGTTTCAACTTGATGAAGAAGATGAAAGTCAAGAACCTGATCGATCTTTCCAAAAAAGCGAGCGAGTATAATTTAGTGTAGGTTTCATTTTTTCAACCTTTTACTGGAATTTTTATCATTCTCTCGATTTAGAGCATCACTTTTAGCATATTCTTACTACGTATTTGTACGTAAATTTATAATTTTCGACATCGAAAAAACACGGTGTGAATACGATGCAGGAAAAAGAAAAACATAATACCATTTGTTCGTATTGTGGAGTGGGTTGTGGAATTACGGTAACCAAAGATGCCAAAGGTGTACTGTCCGTAAAAGGAGATGAGGACTACCCTGTCAACAAGGGCATGTTGTGTACAAAAGGAAAGACCTTGAACTATGTTGCCCAAGATACAACAGACCGGATTTTACACCCAGAAATGAGATGGAGCCGAAACCACCCCATGCAGCGGGTCAGTTGGGATACTGCGCTAAAACGTGCCGCAGCGGTTTTTAAGAGCATTATGGATAGGCATGGTCCCGATAGTGTTGGCCTTTATGTTTCTGGACAGTGCCTTACCGAGGAATACTATCTGGCGAACAAGCTTACCAAAGGTTTTTTGGGGACCAATAACATTGATACCAACTCCCGACTCTGTATGAGCTCCGCTGTGGTCGGGTATAAAAAGACGGTGGGAAATGATGCTGTTCCCATTTCCTATGAAGACATCGAGTTGGCAGACTGCTTTTTGATAGCCGGGGCCAATCCCGCTTGGTGCCATCCCATTTTGTTTAGAAGAATAGAAAAGCATAAAGAAGCGAATCCCAAGGTAAAAATCATCGTAGTGGACCCGAGGAAGACTCAAACCTGTGCCTTGGCAGACCTCCATTTACAAATATTGCCGGGAACCGATGTCATTCTGTTCAATGCCATGGCGAGATGGCTCATTGAAAAGAAGAAAATCGACAAATCATTCATACAAAAACATACCTCCAATTTTGAAGCCTGTAAGCAGGTGGCCTTTGAACTCAGCATTCGCCAAGCAGCGGAAAAATGTGGCATAACAGCCGATGAAATCCGAAAGGCGGCCAAAATGATAGCAGATGCAAAAGGGTTTATCAGCATGTGGACCATGGGATTGAACCAAAGTGTGATTGGAGTGGACAAGAATGTTTCCCTGTTGAACCTTTCGCTTTTAACGGGACATATTGGAAAGCCCGGTTCAGGCCCTTTTTCATTGACCGGTCAGCCCAACGCCATGGGTGGACGGGAAGTTGGTGGAATGGCCAGCCTACTGGCTGCACACAGGGATTTGGGAAACCCAGTGCATAGAAAGGAAGTGCAGGAATTTTGGGGTGGAAAAGAAATACATGGAGACCCTGGTTACACGGCAACCGAAATGTTTGATGCGTTGGAATCCGGAAAAATGAAGGCCATTTGGATTATTTGCACCAATCCCATAGTAAGCATGCCCAATGCCAATAAAATTGAGAAAGCACTCCAAAATGCCAACTTTGTTATTGTCCAGGATATTTCCCATCATTCCGAGACCACTAAATATGCCGATTTGTTGTTGCCGGCTGCTGGATGGTTGGAGAAGGAGGGCACCATGACCAATTCTGAACGGCGAATCAGCTATTTGCCCAAGGTTATCAATGCTCCAGGAGAGGCTTTGCCCGATGCGGAAATCCTATGGCGGTTTGCACAGGAAATGGGGTATGGTGGATTTGATTACGAGAACACTGCCGAGGTCTATGACGAATATTGCTTGATGACCAAGGGCACCAATATCGATATTTCGGGATTGTCCCATAATCGACTCAAAAAAGAGGGGAGTTTTCAATGGCCGGTACCATCCCCTGACCACAAGGGTACGCCCCGTCTCTTTCAAGATCACAGCTATTTTACAGCAAACGGGAAGGCCCATTTTAATGCCCCGAGAAATCTGTACAACAAATCAGAGGAAACCACCCCGGAATTTCCTTTGGTGCTGAATACGGGAAGAGTTCGGGATCAATGGCATACCCGTACAAAGACGGGGAAAGTAAAGCGCCTTCTGACCCATATCCCATCACCTTACCTTGAAATGAACAGGGTGGATGCCTATTTGCGTAATCTCAAAGAAGGTGACATCGCTTTGGTGAAAAGTAGACGGGGCAGTGTTAGGGTCAAGGTCAAGATAAATTATGACATTCGGGAGCGGGTGGTTTTTTTGCCCATGCACTGGGGAAAAATTTTAAATGATGATTTTAGTAGGGCCAATAACCTTACCAACGATATTGTTGATCCCATTTCAAAAGAACCTGATTTTAAATATTGCGCGGTTCAGGTAGAAAAATACAAGAAACCGAAGCAAAAAATAATTATCGTTGGGGCTGGAGCCGCGGCTTACCGTTTTATCCAAACCTATCGGGAAAAGAACAGGGTGGATGAACTCCATGTGTTTTCAAAGGAAGAACATCCGTTCTACAATCGTGTGTTGTTGCCAGAATACGTGAATGAAGAGTTACCGTGGGAATCCCTTCAAAAACTAAAGCAAGGGGAATTGGAAAAGCTCAAGGTCGATCTATATCCCAAAAATGGCATCCAAAACATCAACCCTCAGAAAAAGACGGTCACCGATGATTTAGGAAATGAGCATTCCTATGATCTATTGGTCATGGCCACAGGAAGTAGTGCATTTGTGCCCGGGGATGTTCGGATAGATCTTCCGGGCAGATTTACTATGCGGGAACGCGGCGATGCGGACCGACTCAAAAGATATTTGGCAGAGACCGGACTCCCGCCCGTTGAACAGCATGTGGTTATTGTGGGAGGTGGTCTCTTGGGTCTGGAGTTGGCGGCTGCATTAAAAAAGATTGATACCAACATCAGCATTATTCAACGGGCCCCAAGATTGATGGAGCGGCAATTGGACCCCATCTCCAGTAGGTTATTGGCCGAAGATGTTTCCGAAAGGGGGATCCAATTGTTTTTTGATAATGAGGTGAGCACCATCTTTGAAGAAAAGGAATCCCAATATACCCTTATGGTCAACCTTAAAACCGGACGTACTTTGCGTAGCAATGCCGTGGTGTATGCCATTGGAACTCGACCCAATATTGATTTGGCCAGAAATGCAGGTCTGGAGACAAGAAGGGGTGTTTTGGTAGATCCCTATTTAAAAACCAGTGACCCCTCCATTTTTGCTTTGGGTGAAATTGCTGAGTTTGAAAACGCGTTGTATGGCATAACATCTGCCGCAGAGCAACAAGCAGATGTAGCGGCAAATTATATCCTTGGCGATTTGGGAAGCATTTACCGGGGTTCTGTGTTGATGAACATCCTAAAATTTGAAAATCTGGATCTTTGCAGTATTGGAATGGTGAATGCTCCTAAGAACGATTCAAGCTACGAGGAGATTCTCTTGATGGATGTCAGCAAAAGGTTCTACAAGAAATGCATCGTAAAGGATGATACCTTAAAAGGAGCCATTTTGATGGGGGACAAAAATGAATTCGCAGAATTTAAACGACTTATTGAAGATGAGATAGAACTTTCCGAAAAACGGAATGAACTGTTGCGGGGTGCATCCAATTCAGAACCTCTTAAAGGAAGTCTGATTTGTTCCTGTAGCCAAGTAGGGGATGGGAACATTAAAGATGCCATAGCAGGAGGCTGCGCCGATTTCGCCCAATTGTGCTCCCAAACCGGGGCAGGACTGGGATGCGGAAGCTGCAAACCCGAGGTCAAAGCCATCCTAAATAGACAATTAAAAACCGTTCCAGTGTAGCTTATGAACGACGATTTGCACAGAATATTGATCAAAGGAGGGATTACGTCACCCGGGGAACTCAAGGACAGTATAGCCATGCTGGAAGCCGCTGGATTGTCCGAAGTTTATTTTGGATCGCGCCAAGATCTACTTTTCCCTTTAAATGATGTAAAAAAGGATCATCTGGAAAAAATATCCAAGTACAATACGGATATCATAGCCAATCGATCCTATCAAAACATTGTGTGTTCCTATGTTTCGGTGGATATTTTTGACACAACATATTGGTTGAAGGGATCAACCTATTTGTATTTATTGG
Encoded here:
- a CDS encoding CmpA/NrtA family ABC transporter substrate-binding protein encodes the protein MKNITLKSIACLLSAFLMACGGKTEKKASETAQASIPETTLEIEKPQLTFGFIKLTDMAPLAIAKEKGFFEDEGLFVSVEAQSNWKNVLDRVIDGQLDGSHMLAGQPIAAGAGFGRQAQLVTPFSMDLNGNGITVSNDVWSKMKPNVPKDEEGKPVHPIKADALKPVISSYKNSGKPFKMGMVFPVSTHNYEIRYWLAAAGIHPGMYTADNVQGQIDAEVLLSVTPPPQMPATLEAGTIYGYCVGEPWNQQAVFKGIGVPVTTNYDIWKNNPEKVFVMTKKFVEENPNTAVAVTKALIRAGKWLDEPGNRAEAVKILSMPQYVGADEVVLANSMTGTFEFEKGDKRSMPDFNVFYKYNATYPFYSDGIWFLTQMRRWGQIPEPKPATWYEETIKDIYRPDIWKKAAKLLVAEGHIPAADIPETDGYKPTTTDFIDGNAYDAKDPIGYINSFEIGNKDNSAL
- a CDS encoding ABC transporter permease translates to MKQSITATKVNDIKWMGVAKSLLSKVKVKTPKLEFKTVFKKFIIPIISILLFIGLWHMGAKALYNIEADYKIQKALTDQGQAAADQMEACILSGDISCQPNTLPSPGQVWDSFNTLIADHKKISADKLAFKAKTATINKKREAEGKDPITYTGRPSFVDQIFTSLETVFAGFLLALVIAVPIGIIIGLSETLRNSFNWLIQVFKPVSPVVWLLLVFMIVKTMTKDSNQDSAFIISFISVGLCSMWATLVNTAMGVSSVDKDYLNVAKVLKLGPFQKVFKVILPSSLPLIFTGLRITLSVAWMVLIAIELLAQSPGLGSFVWEEFQNGANDSNSKIIVAMFIIGIIGFLLDRIMLVIQNMVSFNKNATA
- a CDS encoding ABC transporter ATP-binding protein, with the protein product MAYLELNNVCKTYGEGSNSTEVLSNINLKIEEGEFVAIVGFTGSGKTTLVNLINGLLQPTSGEVLFKGNPVVDTSHERGVIFQNYSLLPWLSVWQNVAMAVKEAFPKKNKKAIKKRVAEYIEMVNLTPASNKRPKELSGGMRQRVAVARALAMNPEMIIMDEPLGALDALTRGNLQDEILNIWSKDKRTALLITNDVDEGIYMADRIIPLRPGPKATLGPEFKIDIERPRDKTALNDDPEYKKTRNAIIEYLMGIGEERRAVSQKTYELPDLSPKSFVA
- a CDS encoding ABC transporter ATP-binding protein; this encodes MEIQLENKTGAISHENGIIYPSDRIMLDLRDLKKVYPTPKGDYVVLEHLNLQILKEEFVTIIGHSGCGKTTMLSMIAGLNSISGGNIAILGNAIKGPGPDRGVIFQSPSLMPWMTALQNVLLGVNRVFPHASKSQQKDIAKYYLHKVGLDGAFNKKANELSQGMQQRVGIARAFAIKPKVLLLDEPFGMLDSLTRGELQDILIEIWNKEKITAVMITHDVDEAIFLADRVVMMTSGPRAKIGDVLDIDFERPRTRKAVLEHSHYYKYRKHLIDFLEH
- a CDS encoding alginate export family protein — protein: MKKQYVLLTLAILMAQFTFSQFTLDGEFRPRTEYRNGFGSLIPEDDDPGLATSTRARLNAAYQTEKYKFYLSLQDVMVWGENRQLRPDDENDTFAVFEAWAQLDLGSGWSTKLGRQVLSYDDQRILGGVDWTQQARNHDAAMIKYSKGNFLLDFAFAFNQDFDNPSGFQSVGNAYNTTGFFSYKTMQMLYLKQKWESFAASLVLLNNGFQNFDDNDNADGLSSLQTLGTHLTFKKGSFGLAANAFLQTGERQGELDVKGAYLLSLDLSYKASSTVGLGAGIEIISGNDGQTAGETGAFFPLYGTNHKFNGLMDYFYVGNHANSVGIFDIHASANFKLGENSDLLAKVWNFKGEEDLPSGENALGTEVDLVFTQKFKGYALKVGYSHLFPADGMYELKGVAEADAASSQNWAWAMLIIKPKLFTTAKAE
- a CDS encoding response regulator transcription factor, encoding MQDSVLQQIITIVLADDHSLVRDGIGALLEEEPDLDVIGEVSNGLEAIQMVEDLAPDILIIDIRMPELGGIETVERLNENPNLKTKCIILSMHDSEEYILKSVQAGASGYLLKDTGKTEFVKAIHMVQEGGKYFSGDISNVLVNNLFSSGKNINDKSTSKERKSNPFDLTNKELKVLELVLAGYTNKEISEKLKNSKRTIETHRFNLMKKMKVKNLIDLSKKASEYNLV
- a CDS encoding nitrate reductase, which translates into the protein MQEKEKHNTICSYCGVGCGITVTKDAKGVLSVKGDEDYPVNKGMLCTKGKTLNYVAQDTTDRILHPEMRWSRNHPMQRVSWDTALKRAAAVFKSIMDRHGPDSVGLYVSGQCLTEEYYLANKLTKGFLGTNNIDTNSRLCMSSAVVGYKKTVGNDAVPISYEDIELADCFLIAGANPAWCHPILFRRIEKHKEANPKVKIIVVDPRKTQTCALADLHLQILPGTDVILFNAMARWLIEKKKIDKSFIQKHTSNFEACKQVAFELSIRQAAEKCGITADEIRKAAKMIADAKGFISMWTMGLNQSVIGVDKNVSLLNLSLLTGHIGKPGSGPFSLTGQPNAMGGREVGGMASLLAAHRDLGNPVHRKEVQEFWGGKEIHGDPGYTATEMFDALESGKMKAIWIICTNPIVSMPNANKIEKALQNANFVIVQDISHHSETTKYADLLLPAAGWLEKEGTMTNSERRISYLPKVINAPGEALPDAEILWRFAQEMGYGGFDYENTAEVYDEYCLMTKGTNIDISGLSHNRLKKEGSFQWPVPSPDHKGTPRLFQDHSYFTANGKAHFNAPRNLYNKSEETTPEFPLVLNTGRVRDQWHTRTKTGKVKRLLTHIPSPYLEMNRVDAYLRNLKEGDIALVKSRRGSVRVKVKINYDIRERVVFLPMHWGKILNDDFSRANNLTNDIVDPISKEPDFKYCAVQVEKYKKPKQKIIIVGAGAAAYRFIQTYREKNRVDELHVFSKEEHPFYNRVLLPEYVNEELPWESLQKLKQGELEKLKVDLYPKNGIQNINPQKKTVTDDLGNEHSYDLLVMATGSSAFVPGDVRIDLPGRFTMRERGDADRLKRYLAETGLPPVEQHVVIVGGGLLGLELAAALKKIDTNISIIQRAPRLMERQLDPISSRLLAEDVSERGIQLFFDNEVSTIFEEKESQYTLMVNLKTGRTLRSNAVVYAIGTRPNIDLARNAGLETRRGVLVDPYLKTSDPSIFALGEIAEFENALYGITSAAEQQADVAANYILGDLGSIYRGSVLMNILKFENLDLCSIGMVNAPKNDSSYEEILLMDVSKRFYKKCIVKDDTLKGAILMGDKNEFAEFKRLIEDEIELSEKRNELLRGASNSEPLKGSLICSCSQVGDGNIKDAIAGGCADFAQLCSQTGAGLGCGSCKPEVKAILNRQLKTVPV